In a single window of the Leopardus geoffroyi isolate Oge1 chromosome D2, O.geoffroyi_Oge1_pat1.0, whole genome shotgun sequence genome:
- the NPS gene encoding neuropeptide S: protein MISSLKFSLILLLLISTMHVFWSYPVPPSKVPGKSDYFLILLNSCPTRMDRSEGLDFLKPILEKTFMKRSFRNGVGTGMKKTSFQRAKS from the exons ATGATTAG CTCATTAAAATTCAGTCTTATTCTACTTCTGTTGATTTCTACAATGCATGTGTTCTGGTCTTATCCCGTTCCACCTTCTAAG GTGCCTGGAAAATCTGATTACTTTCTCATCCTGCTGAACAGCTGCCCAACCAGGATGGACAGGAGCGAGGGACTAGATTTTCTAAAGCCAATTTTGGAGAAGACATTCATGAAAAGGTCCTTTCGCAATGGAGTTGGAACAGGGATGAAAAAAACTTCCTTTCAAAGAGCAAAATCATGA